Proteins from a single region of Lelliottia sp. JS-SCA-14:
- a CDS encoding MFS transporter, with translation MNTSTYNRTRWLTLFGTIVTQFALGSVYTWSLFNSALSDKLGAPVSQVAFSFGLLSLGLALSSSVAGKLQERFGVKRVTMASGILLGVGFFLTAHSSNLMMLWLSAGVLVGLADGAGYLLTLSNCVKWFPERKGLISAFSIGSYGLGSLGFKFIDSHLLTSVGLEKTFMIWGAIVLVMILFGATLMKDAPQQEVKTVNGVVENDFTLAQSMRQPQYWMLAVMFLTACMSGLYVIGVAKDIAQGMVKLDALTAANAVTVISIANLSGRLVLGILSDKIARIRVITLGQVVSLVGMAALLFAPLNEMTFFAAIACVAFNFGGTITVFPSLVSEFFGLNNLAKNYGVIYLGFGIGSICGSLIASLFGGFYVTFCVIFALLIISLALSTTIRQPQREVFNEAHA, from the coding sequence ATGAACACATCAACTTACAACCGCACTCGTTGGCTGACCCTCTTTGGCACCATCGTGACGCAATTTGCGTTGGGATCGGTGTATACCTGGAGCCTGTTTAACAGCGCGCTCTCCGACAAACTCGGCGCACCGGTGAGTCAGGTCGCGTTCTCCTTCGGCCTGCTGAGCCTCGGCCTGGCGTTGTCCTCCTCCGTCGCCGGGAAATTGCAGGAGCGTTTTGGCGTGAAGCGCGTCACCATGGCCTCTGGCATTCTGTTAGGTGTCGGCTTCTTCCTGACAGCGCACTCCAGCAACCTGATGATGCTCTGGCTGAGTGCCGGTGTGCTGGTCGGTCTGGCGGACGGCGCGGGTTACCTGCTGACCCTGTCGAACTGCGTGAAGTGGTTCCCGGAGCGTAAAGGCTTGATCTCAGCCTTCTCCATTGGCTCTTATGGCCTGGGCAGCCTCGGGTTTAAATTTATCGACTCCCATCTGCTGACCTCCGTGGGCCTGGAAAAGACCTTCATGATCTGGGGCGCTATCGTGCTGGTGATGATTCTGTTCGGCGCGACCCTGATGAAAGATGCCCCGCAGCAGGAAGTCAAAACCGTTAACGGCGTGGTGGAAAACGACTTCACCCTGGCCCAGTCCATGCGTCAGCCGCAGTACTGGATGCTGGCGGTGATGTTCCTGACCGCGTGCATGAGCGGCCTGTATGTGATTGGCGTGGCGAAAGATATTGCGCAAGGGATGGTGAAACTGGATGCGCTGACGGCGGCGAACGCGGTGACGGTGATTTCCATCGCGAATCTCTCCGGTCGTCTGGTGCTGGGTATTCTCTCCGACAAAATCGCCCGTATCCGTGTGATTACGCTTGGGCAAGTGGTCTCTCTGGTCGGTATGGCGGCCCTGCTGTTTGCCCCGCTGAACGAGATGACCTTCTTCGCGGCGATTGCCTGTGTAGCCTTTAACTTTGGCGGCACCATCACCGTCTTCCCGTCGCTGGTAAGCGAATTCTTTGGCCTGAATAATCTGGCGAAGAATTATGGGGTGATTTATTTAGGTTTTGGTATCGGCAGCATCTGCGGGTCGCTGATTGCCTCGCTGTTCGGCGGCTTCTATGTCACCTTCTGCGTGATCTTCGCGCTGCTGATTATCTCTCTGGCGCTCTCCACCACCATTCGCCAGCCGCAGCGTGAAGTCTTTAACGAAGCACATGCCTGA
- the eptB gene encoding kdo(2)-lipid A phosphoethanolamine 7''-transferase, whose translation MKYIKSMTQQKLSFLLALYIGLFMNGAVFFRRFDGYAQDFTVWKGIAAVVELAGTVLVTFFLLRLLSLFGRRIWRVLASLVVLCSAGASYYMTFMNVVIGYGIIASVMTTDIDLSKEVVGLHFILWLVGVSALPLLLIWSNRCRYTLLRQMRTPGQRIRSVAIVLLAGLMVWGPIRLLEVKQKNDERTSGVDLPSYGGVVANSYLPSNWISALGLYAWAQVDESSDNKSLRNPAKEFTYEAPKDIDDTYVVFIIGETTRWDHMGILGYDRDTTPKLAQEKNLVAYRGYSCDTATKLSLRCMFVREGGADDNPQRTLKEQNVFSVLHQLGFSADLYAMQSEMWFYSNTMAQNIAYREQIGAEPRNRGKSVDDMLLIDEMKGSLSNNQDGKHMIILHTKGSHFNYTQRYPRSFAKWTPECVGVDKDCTKEQLINSYDNSVMYVDHFIESVIDQVRDKKAIVFYAADHGESINDFEHLHGTPRKMAPPEQFRVPMMVWMSDKYLENPDKEKMFQQLKKEAAMKVPRRHVELYDTIMGCLGYTSPDGGINENNNWCHIPEGASKAAK comes from the coding sequence ATGAAATATATTAAATCGATGACTCAACAAAAGCTGAGTTTTTTGCTGGCGTTGTACATCGGCCTGTTTATGAATGGCGCTGTTTTTTTCCGTCGGTTTGACGGATACGCGCAGGATTTTACCGTCTGGAAAGGAATCGCCGCGGTTGTTGAATTGGCCGGTACTGTTCTGGTCACTTTTTTCTTATTACGTCTGCTCTCTCTGTTTGGTCGCCGCATCTGGCGCGTTCTGGCTTCGCTGGTGGTGCTCTGTTCGGCGGGTGCCAGTTATTACATGACATTTATGAACGTGGTTATTGGCTACGGCATTATTGCCTCAGTCATGACGACGGATATCGATCTCTCAAAAGAAGTCGTCGGTCTGCACTTCATCCTGTGGCTGGTGGGCGTGAGCGCGCTGCCGCTGCTGCTGATCTGGAGCAACCGCTGCCGCTATACCTTGCTGCGTCAGATGCGCACGCCGGGGCAGCGTATCAGAAGCGTGGCGATTGTGCTGCTGGCCGGGCTGATGGTCTGGGGCCCGATTCGTCTGCTTGAAGTGAAGCAGAAGAATGACGAACGTACCTCTGGCGTGGATTTGCCAAGCTACGGTGGCGTAGTCGCCAACTCCTATCTGCCTTCTAACTGGATTTCCGCGCTGGGCTTATATGCCTGGGCGCAGGTGGATGAGTCCTCGGATAATAAATCCCTGCGGAATCCGGCAAAGGAGTTCACCTACGAAGCCCCGAAAGATATCGACGACACTTATGTGGTCTTTATCATCGGTGAAACGACGCGCTGGGATCATATGGGGATTCTGGGCTACGATCGTGACACCACGCCGAAACTGGCGCAGGAGAAAAACCTGGTCGCCTATAGAGGTTATTCCTGTGATACGGCGACCAAGCTGTCGCTGCGCTGCATGTTTGTGCGCGAGGGTGGGGCGGATGATAACCCGCAGCGTACCCTGAAAGAGCAGAACGTCTTCTCGGTGCTGCATCAGCTTGGGTTCAGTGCCGATCTCTATGCGATGCAGAGCGAGATGTGGTTCTACAGCAACACCATGGCGCAGAACATTGCCTATCGTGAGCAGATCGGTGCCGAGCCGCGTAACCGCGGTAAGAGCGTCGACGATATGCTGTTGATCGACGAGATGAAGGGTTCTCTGAGCAACAATCAGGATGGTAAACACATGATCATCCTGCATACCAAAGGCTCGCACTTCAACTACACCCAGCGTTATCCGCGCAGCTTTGCCAAATGGACGCCGGAGTGCGTGGGCGTGGATAAGGATTGCACCAAAGAGCAGCTGATTAACTCGTACGATAACTCGGTGATGTATGTGGATCACTTTATCGAGAGCGTGATTGACCAGGTGCGCGACAAGAAGGCGATTGTTTTCTATGCCGCCGACCACGGTGAATCGATCAACGATTTTGAGCACCTGCACGGTACGCCGCGCAAAATGGCGCCACCGGAGCAGTTCCGCGTGCCGATGATGGTCTGGATGTCGGATAAGTATCTGGAGAACCCGGATAAAGAGAAGATGTTCCAGCAGCTGAAAAAAGAAGCCGCGATGAAGGTACCTCGCCGTCACGTTGAGCTGTACGACACCATTATGGGTTGCCTCGGCTATACCTCGCCAGACGGCGGGATTAACGAGAATAACAACTGGTGTCACATCCCTGAGGGCGCGTCAAAAGCCGCTAAGTAA
- the dppA gene encoding dipeptide ABC transporter periplasmic-binding protein DppA produces the protein MSISLKKSGMLKLGLSLVALTVAASVQAKTLVYCSEGSPEGFNPQLFTSGTTYDASSVPIYNRLVEFKTGTTEVIPGLAEKWEVSEDGKTYTFHLRQGVKWQDNKDFKPTRELTADDVVFSFDRQKNAQNPYHKVSGGSYEYFEGMGLPDLITEVKKVDDKTVQFVLSRPEAPFLADLAMDFASILSKEYADNMLKAGTPEKVDLNPIGTGPFQLQQYQKDSRILYKAFEGYWGTKPQIDRLVFSITPDASVRYAKLQKNECQVMPYPNPADIARMKQDKNINLLEQAGLNVGYLSFNTEKKPFDDVKVRQALTYAVNKEAIIKAVYQGAGVAAKNLIPPTMWGYNDDVKDYSYDPEKAKALLKEAGQDKGFTVELWAMPVQRPYNPNARRMAEMVQADWAKVGVQAKIVTYEWGEYLKRAKAGEHQAVMMGWTGDNGDPDNFFATLFSCAAAKDGSNYSRWCYKPFEDLIQPARATDDHNKRIELYKQAQVVMHDQAPALIVAHSTVYEPVRKEVKGYVVDPLGKHHFENVSIE, from the coding sequence ATGAGTATTTCCTTGAAGAAGTCAGGGATGCTGAAGCTTGGTCTGAGCCTGGTCGCTCTCACCGTCGCAGCAAGCGTACAGGCAAAAACCCTGGTTTACTGTTCTGAAGGCTCGCCGGAAGGCTTTAACCCACAGCTGTTCACCTCTGGTACCACGTACGACGCAAGCTCCGTACCTATCTATAACCGTCTGGTTGAATTCAAAACCGGTACCACGGAAGTGATTCCGGGTCTGGCTGAGAAGTGGGAAGTCAGCGAAGACGGCAAGACCTATACCTTCCATCTTCGCCAGGGCGTGAAGTGGCAGGACAACAAAGATTTTAAACCGACGCGTGAGCTGACTGCGGATGACGTTGTCTTCTCCTTCGACCGTCAGAAGAACGCACAGAACCCGTACCATAAAGTCTCTGGCGGCAGCTATGAGTACTTCGAAGGGATGGGTCTGCCGGATCTGATCACCGAAGTGAAAAAAGTGGACGACAAAACCGTTCAGTTCGTACTGAGCCGTCCAGAAGCGCCATTCCTGGCTGACCTGGCTATGGACTTCGCCTCTATTCTGTCAAAAGAGTACGCGGACAACATGCTGAAAGCGGGCACTCCGGAAAAAGTGGATCTGAACCCAATCGGTACCGGTCCATTCCAGCTGCAGCAGTACCAGAAAGACTCCCGTATTCTGTACAAAGCGTTCGAAGGTTACTGGGGCACCAAGCCGCAGATCGACCGTCTGGTCTTCTCCATCACGCCTGACGCATCCGTGCGTTATGCCAAACTGCAGAAAAACGAGTGCCAGGTCATGCCGTACCCGAACCCGGCTGACATCGCTCGCATGAAGCAGGACAAAAACATCAACCTGCTGGAGCAGGCGGGCCTGAACGTGGGTTACCTCTCCTTCAACACCGAGAAGAAACCGTTTGATGACGTGAAAGTGCGTCAGGCGCTGACTTACGCGGTGAACAAAGAAGCGATCATCAAAGCCGTTTACCAGGGCGCGGGTGTGGCTGCTAAGAACCTGATCCCACCAACCATGTGGGGCTACAACGACGACGTTAAAGACTACTCCTACGATCCTGAGAAAGCGAAAGCGCTGCTGAAAGAAGCAGGCCAGGATAAAGGCTTTACCGTTGAGCTGTGGGCGATGCCGGTACAGCGTCCATACAACCCGAACGCGCGCCGTATGGCGGAAATGGTTCAGGCTGACTGGGCTAAAGTCGGCGTTCAGGCCAAGATCGTCACTTACGAGTGGGGCGAGTATCTGAAACGCGCCAAAGCAGGTGAACATCAGGCCGTGATGATGGGCTGGACCGGGGACAATGGGGATCCGGACAACTTCTTCGCCACCCTGTTCAGCTGCGCAGCGGCGAAAGACGGTTCTAACTACTCTCGCTGGTGCTACAAGCCGTTTGAAGACCTGATCCAACCGGCACGTGCGACCGACGATCACAACAAGCGTATTGAACTGTACAAACAGGCTCAGGTAGTGATGCATGACCAGGCTCCGGCGCTGATCGTGGCTCACTCCACCGTTTACGAGCCAGTGCGTAAAGAAGTCAAAGGCTATGTGGTTGATCCGTTGGGCAAACACCACTTCGAAAACGTCTCAATCGAATAA
- the dppB gene encoding dipeptide ABC transporter permease DppB: MLQFILRRLGLVIPTFIGITLLTFAFVHMIPGDPVMIMAGERGISPERHAQLLAELGLDKPMWQQYLHYIWGVLHGDLGISLKSRLPVWDEFVPRFKATLELGICAMIFAVAVGIPVGVLAAVKRGSIFDHTAVGLALTGYSMPIFWWGMMLIMLVSVQLNLTPVSGRVSDMVFLDDSNPLTGFMLIDTAIWGEEGNFIDALAHMILPAMVLGTIPLAVIVRMTRSSMLEVLGEDYIRTARAKGLTRMRVIIVHALRNAMLPVVTVIGLQVGTLLAGAILTETIFSWPGLGRWLIDALQRRDYPVVQGGVLLVATMIILVNLLVDLLYGVVNPRIRHKK; the protein is encoded by the coding sequence ATGTTGCAGTTCATCCTCCGACGTCTGGGACTTGTCATCCCCACGTTTATCGGTATCACCCTTCTCACTTTTGCCTTCGTCCATATGATCCCCGGCGACCCGGTAATGATTATGGCGGGTGAGCGTGGTATCTCCCCTGAACGCCATGCGCAGCTGCTGGCCGAACTCGGCCTCGATAAGCCGATGTGGCAGCAGTACCTCCACTATATCTGGGGTGTATTGCACGGTGATTTAGGGATTTCGCTGAAAAGCCGTCTTCCGGTGTGGGACGAGTTTGTGCCGCGTTTTAAAGCGACGCTGGAACTCGGTATCTGCGCCATGATTTTTGCCGTTGCTGTCGGTATTCCCGTCGGTGTACTGGCTGCGGTTAAGCGCGGCTCTATTTTCGATCACACCGCCGTTGGTCTGGCGCTGACCGGTTACTCCATGCCTATCTTCTGGTGGGGCATGATGCTGATCATGCTGGTCTCGGTGCAGCTCAACCTGACGCCGGTCTCCGGGCGCGTGAGCGACATGGTGTTCCTCGATGACTCCAACCCGCTCACCGGCTTTATGCTGATTGATACGGCGATCTGGGGCGAAGAGGGCAACTTCATTGATGCGCTGGCGCACATGATCCTGCCTGCGATGGTGCTCGGGACAATTCCGTTAGCGGTGATCGTGCGTATGACCCGTTCGTCGATGCTGGAAGTGCTGGGCGAGGATTATATCCGTACCGCTCGCGCCAAAGGGCTGACCCGTATGCGCGTCATTATCGTCCATGCCTTGCGTAACGCGATGCTGCCGGTGGTGACCGTTATCGGTCTGCAGGTGGGGACCTTGCTGGCCGGGGCGATCCTGACCGAAACCATCTTCTCCTGGCCGGGCCTGGGACGTTGGCTGATCGACGCGCTGCAGCGCCGTGATTATCCGGTTGTGCAGGGCGGTGTGTTGCTGGTGGCGACGATGATTATCCTCGTCAACCTGCTGGTCGATCTGCTGTACGGCGTGGTGAACCCGCGTATTCGTCATAAGAAGTAA
- the dppC gene encoding dipeptide ABC transporter permease DppC, with protein sequence MSQVTQNKAVAAPVPMTPLQEFWHYFKRNKGAVVGLVYVTIMIIIAVFANFLAPFNPADQFRDVLLAPPAWQDGGTLTHLLGTDDVGRDVLSRLMYGARLSLLVGCLVVVLSLILGVILGLVAGYFGGLVDNIIMRIVDIMLALPSLLLALVLVAVFGPSIGNAALALTFVALPHYVRLTRAAVLVEVNRDYVTASRVAGAGALRQMFVNILPNCLAPLIVQASLGFSNAILDMAALGFLGMGAQPPTPEWGTMLADVLQFAQSAWWVVTFPGLAILLTVLAFNLMGDGLRDALDPKLKQ encoded by the coding sequence ATGTCACAAGTTACTCAAAATAAAGCTGTTGCTGCCCCGGTGCCAATGACGCCGCTGCAGGAGTTCTGGCACTACTTCAAACGCAACAAGGGCGCGGTGGTCGGGCTGGTGTATGTCACCATCATGATCATTATTGCCGTGTTTGCGAACTTCCTCGCACCTTTCAACCCGGCGGATCAGTTCCGCGACGTGCTGCTGGCGCCGCCAGCCTGGCAGGATGGCGGCACCCTCACCCATCTGCTCGGTACGGACGACGTGGGCCGCGATGTGCTGTCGCGCCTGATGTACGGTGCGCGTCTGTCGCTGCTGGTGGGCTGTCTGGTGGTGGTGCTGTCGCTGATCCTGGGGGTTATCCTCGGACTGGTGGCGGGCTACTTCGGCGGTCTGGTCGATAACATCATTATGCGTATCGTCGACATCATGCTGGCGCTGCCGAGCCTGCTGCTGGCGCTGGTGCTGGTGGCGGTGTTTGGGCCGTCGATCGGTAACGCAGCACTTGCCCTGACGTTCGTTGCACTCCCGCATTACGTACGATTGACGCGTGCGGCGGTGCTGGTGGAAGTGAACCGCGATTACGTCACCGCTTCACGCGTGGCGGGTGCGGGCGCGCTGCGCCAGATGTTCGTCAATATTCTCCCGAACTGCCTTGCGCCGCTGATTGTTCAGGCGTCGCTCGGTTTCTCTAACGCCATTCTCGATATGGCTGCTCTTGGCTTCCTGGGCATGGGTGCGCAGCCGCCAACACCGGAGTGGGGCACGATGCTCGCCGATGTGTTGCAGTTCGCGCAAAGCGCGTGGTGGGTCGTGACCTTCCCGGGTCTGGCGATCCTCCTGACGGTGCTGGCATTTAACCTGATGGGTGATGGTCTGCGTGATGCACTTGATCCCAAACTGAAGCAGTAA
- the dppD gene encoding dipeptide ABC transporter ATP-binding protein → MALLNVDKLSVHFGDVGSEFRAVDRISYSVNQGEVVGIVGESGSGKSVSSLAIMGLIDYPGRVMAESLEFNGQDLKRISEKQRRQLVGAEVAMIFQDPMTSLNPCYTVGFQIMEAIKVHQGGNKKTRRQRAIDLLTQVGIPDPASRLDVYPHQLSGGMSQRVMIAMAIACRPKLLIADEPTTALDVTIQAQIIELLLELQQKENMALVLITHDLALVAEAAHKIIVMYAGQVVEAGSSHDIFRAPRHPYTQALLRALPEFAQDKARLASLPGVVPGKYDRPTGCLLNPRCPYATDKCRAEEPELNTLHDGRQSKCHYPLDDAGRPTL, encoded by the coding sequence ATGGCGTTATTAAATGTAGATAAATTATCGGTGCACTTCGGTGACGTGGGCTCCGAGTTTCGTGCCGTAGACCGTATCAGCTACAGCGTGAATCAGGGTGAAGTGGTCGGTATCGTGGGCGAGTCTGGCTCCGGTAAATCCGTCAGTTCACTGGCGATTATGGGGCTGATTGATTATCCGGGCCGCGTGATGGCGGAAAGCCTGGAGTTTAACGGCCAGGATCTGAAGCGTATCTCCGAGAAGCAGCGCCGCCAGCTGGTGGGCGCTGAAGTGGCGATGATCTTCCAGGACCCGATGACCAGCCTTAACCCGTGCTACACCGTCGGTTTCCAGATTATGGAAGCGATCAAGGTGCATCAGGGCGGCAACAAGAAAACCCGTCGCCAGCGCGCGATCGACCTGCTCACGCAGGTGGGGATCCCTGACCCGGCGTCGCGTCTGGACGTGTATCCGCACCAGCTGTCCGGTGGGATGAGCCAGCGAGTGATGATCGCCATGGCGATTGCCTGTCGGCCAAAACTGCTGATTGCAGATGAACCGACGACGGCGCTGGACGTGACCATTCAGGCGCAGATCATCGAACTGCTGCTTGAGCTGCAGCAAAAAGAGAATATGGCGCTGGTATTGATTACTCACGATCTGGCGCTGGTAGCGGAAGCCGCGCACAAAATCATCGTGATGTATGCCGGACAAGTGGTGGAGGCCGGGAGCTCGCACGATATCTTCCGTGCGCCGCGTCATCCCTATACTCAGGCGCTGCTGCGTGCGCTGCCGGAGTTTGCTCAGGATAAAGCGCGTCTGGCGTCACTGCCTGGCGTCGTTCCTGGCAAATATGACCGCCCGACGGGCTGTCTGCTGAATCCGCGCTGCCCGTATGCGACCGATAAGTGTCGTGCTGAAGAGCCAGAGCTGAATACCCTCCACGATGGCCGTCAGTCGAAATGTCACTACCCACTTGATGATGCCGGGAGGCCAACACTATGA
- the dppF gene encoding dipeptide ABC transporter ATP-binding subunit DppF has product MSTQEATKHQHLLQAIDLKKHYPVKKGIFAPERLVKALDGVSFTLERGKTLAVVGESGCGKSTLGRLLTMIETPTGGELYYQGQDLLKHDPQAQKLRRQKIQIVFQNPYGSLNPRKKVGQILEEPLQINSDLNKEQRREKALAMMAKVGLKTEHYDRYPHMFSGGQRQRIAIARGLMLDPDVVIADEPVSALDVSVRAQVLNLMMDLQQDLGLSYVFISHDLSVVEHIADEVMVMYLGRCVEKGTKDQIFNNPRHPYTQALLSATPRLNPDDRRERIKLTGELPSPLNPPPGCAFNARCRRRFGPCTQLQPQLKDYGGQLVACFAVDQDENGEKPHA; this is encoded by the coding sequence ATGAGTACGCAAGAGGCCACCAAACACCAGCACCTGTTGCAGGCCATCGATCTGAAAAAACACTACCCGGTGAAGAAGGGGATTTTTGCCCCGGAACGCCTGGTAAAAGCGCTGGATGGGGTGTCGTTTACCCTTGAGCGCGGCAAAACGCTGGCCGTGGTGGGGGAATCTGGCTGTGGGAAATCCACACTGGGTCGTCTGCTGACGATGATTGAAACCCCAACCGGCGGCGAGCTGTACTATCAGGGCCAGGATCTGCTCAAGCACGATCCGCAGGCGCAAAAGCTGCGTCGGCAGAAAATCCAGATCGTGTTCCAGAACCCGTACGGTTCTCTGAACCCGCGCAAAAAAGTGGGACAGATTCTGGAAGAGCCGCTGCAGATTAACAGCGATCTCAACAAAGAGCAGCGCCGTGAAAAAGCGCTGGCGATGATGGCGAAAGTGGGGCTCAAAACCGAGCACTACGACCGTTATCCGCACATGTTCTCTGGCGGCCAGCGTCAGCGTATCGCCATTGCCCGTGGCCTGATGCTCGACCCGGATGTGGTGATTGCCGATGAACCGGTCTCTGCGCTCGACGTCTCCGTGCGTGCGCAGGTGCTGAACCTGATGATGGATTTGCAGCAGGATCTGGGGCTGTCGTATGTGTTTATCTCCCACGATCTGTCGGTGGTGGAGCACATCGCCGATGAAGTGATGGTGATGTACCTGGGCCGCTGTGTGGAGAAGGGGACCAAAGACCAGATCTTTAATAATCCTCGTCATCCGTACACCCAGGCGCTGCTCTCTGCCACACCGCGCCTGAACCCGGACGATCGCCGCGAACGTATAAAGCTGACGGGCGAGCTGCCGAGTCCGCTGAACCCGCCACCGGGCTGTGCGTTCAACGCGCGTTGTCGTCGCCGCTTCGGTCCTTGTACTCAGCTGCAGCCGCAGTTGAAAGACTACGGCGGTCAACTGGTGGCCTGCTTTGCGGTCGACCAGGATGAAAACGGTGAAAAACCGCACGCATAA
- the coaA gene encoding type I pantothenate kinase, translating into MSKKEQSLMTPYLHFNRSQWAALRDSVPMTLTEGEIARLKGINEDLSLEEVAEIYLPLSRLLNFYISSNLRRQAVLEQFLGTNGQRIPYIISIAGSVAVGKSTTARVLQALLSRWPEHRSVELITTDGFLHPNEVLKERGLMKKKGFPLSYDMHRLVKFVSDLKSGAPNVTAPVYSHLIYDRIPDGDKTVAQPDILILEGLNVLQSGMDYPHDPHHVFVSDFVDFSIYVDAPEDLLQNWYINRFLKFREGAFTDPDSYFHNYAQLSEEEAVNVATSLWNEINYVNLKENILPTRERASLILTKSENHAVDQIRLRK; encoded by the coding sequence ATGAGCAAAAAAGAGCAATCGTTAATGACACCCTATCTACACTTTAACCGCAGCCAGTGGGCCGCTTTACGTGACTCCGTCCCCATGACCTTAACGGAAGGGGAAATCGCGCGGTTAAAAGGGATCAACGAAGACCTGTCGCTGGAAGAGGTTGCCGAGATCTATCTGCCGCTCTCCCGCTTGCTTAACTTCTATATCAGCTCCAATCTTCGTCGTCAGGCGGTGCTGGAGCAGTTCCTTGGCACCAACGGCCAACGTATTCCTTATATCATCAGCATCGCGGGCAGCGTGGCGGTCGGGAAAAGCACCACCGCGCGTGTTCTGCAGGCGCTGCTGAGCCGCTGGCCGGAGCATCGTAGCGTTGAGTTGATTACGACAGACGGCTTCCTGCATCCGAATGAGGTGTTAAAAGAGCGCGGCCTGATGAAGAAGAAAGGCTTCCCGCTTTCTTATGATATGCACCGTCTGGTGAAATTCGTGTCGGATCTGAAATCCGGCGCGCCGAACGTCACAGCTCCGGTTTATTCCCATCTGATCTACGATCGCATCCCGGATGGTGACAAAACGGTGGCCCAGCCGGATATCCTGATCCTCGAAGGGTTAAACGTGCTGCAAAGCGGCATGGATTATCCGCATGACCCGCATCATGTGTTTGTCTCTGACTTCGTCGACTTCTCTATATACGTCGATGCGCCGGAAGACCTGCTGCAAAACTGGTATATCAATCGCTTCCTGAAGTTCCGCGAAGGGGCCTTTACCGACCCGGACTCTTACTTCCATAACTACGCCCAGCTTTCAGAAGAGGAAGCGGTTAACGTGGCGACGTCGCTATGGAATGAGATCAACTACGTGAACCTGAAAGAGAACATCCTGCCGACGCGCGAACGTGCGAGCCTGATCCTCACCAAAAGTGAAAATCACGCCGTCGACCAGATTCGCCTGCGCAAATAG
- the tuf gene encoding elongation factor Tu, translating into MSKEKFERTKPHVNVGTIGHVDHGKTTLTAAITTVLAKTYGGSARAFDQIDNAPEEKARGITINTSHVEYDTPTRHYAHVDCPGHADYVKNMITGAAQMDGAILVVAATDGPMPQTREHILLGRQVGVPYIIVFLNKCDMVDDEELLELVEMEVRELLSQYDFPGDDTPIIRGSALKALEGEAEWEAKIVELAGFLDSYIPEPERAIDKPFLLPIEDVFSISGRGTVVTGRVERGIVKVGEEVEIVGIKETAKSTCTGVEMFRKLLDEGRAGENVGVLLRGIKREEIERGQVLAKPGSIKPHTKFESEVYILSKDEGGRHTPFFKGYRPQFYFRTTDVTGTIELPEGVEMVMPGDNIKMVVTLIHPIAMDDGLRFAIREGGRTVGAGVVAKVLS; encoded by the coding sequence ATGTCTAAAGAAAAGTTTGAACGTACAAAACCGCACGTTAACGTCGGTACTATCGGCCACGTTGACCATGGTAAAACAACGCTGACCGCTGCAATCACTACCGTTCTGGCTAAAACCTACGGTGGTTCTGCTCGTGCATTCGACCAGATCGATAACGCACCAGAAGAAAAAGCTCGTGGTATCACCATCAACACTTCCCACGTTGAATATGACACCCCGACTCGCCACTACGCACACGTAGACTGCCCGGGCCACGCCGACTATGTTAAAAACATGATCACCGGTGCTGCTCAGATGGATGGCGCAATCCTGGTTGTTGCTGCGACTGACGGCCCTATGCCTCAGACTCGTGAGCACATCCTGCTGGGTCGTCAGGTTGGCGTTCCTTACATCATCGTGTTCCTGAACAAATGCGACATGGTTGATGACGAAGAGCTGCTGGAACTGGTAGAAATGGAAGTTCGTGAACTTCTGTCCCAGTACGACTTCCCAGGTGATGATACTCCAATCATCCGTGGTTCTGCTCTGAAAGCGCTGGAAGGCGAAGCAGAGTGGGAAGCTAAAATCGTTGAGCTGGCTGGCTTCCTGGATTCTTACATCCCAGAACCAGAGCGTGCGATTGACAAGCCGTTCCTGCTGCCTATCGAAGACGTATTCTCCATCTCCGGCCGTGGTACTGTTGTTACCGGTCGTGTAGAGCGCGGTATCGTTAAAGTTGGCGAAGAAGTTGAAATCGTTGGTATCAAAGAGACTGCTAAGTCTACCTGTACTGGCGTTGAAATGTTCCGCAAACTGCTGGACGAAGGCCGTGCTGGTGAGAACGTTGGTGTTCTGCTGCGTGGTATCAAACGTGAAGAAATCGAACGTGGTCAGGTACTGGCTAAGCCAGGCTCTATCAAGCCGCACACCAAATTCGAATCTGAAGTTTACATCCTGTCCAAAGATGAAGGCGGCCGTCATACTCCGTTCTTCAAAGGCTACCGTCCACAGTTCTACTTCCGTACAACTGACGTGACCGGTACCATCGAACTGCCAGAAGGCGTTGAGATGGTAATGCCAGGCGACAACATCAAAATGGTTGTTACCCTGATCCACCCAATCGCGATGGATGACGGTCTGCGTTTCGCAATCCGTGAAGGCGGCCGTACTGTTGGTGCAGGCGTTGTTGCTAAAGTTCTCAGCTAA